A genomic window from Lactobacillus sp. ESL0677 includes:
- the topA gene encoding type I DNA topoisomerase: MPTKSKPKKRKKTLVIVESPAKAKTIEKYLGRNYRVIASKGHIRDLPKSQMGIDFDNNYKPKYISIRGKGDTIKELKSEAKKAKDVYLASDPDREGEAIAWHVAHALNLDDTAKNRVTFNEVTKDAVKESFKHPRAIDMDTVNAQQARRILDRIVGYSLSPILWDKVKKGLSAGRVQSVALKLVIDREKEIKNFKPEEYWSIDAEFKKERKAFKSQFWGVDGKKKELPNNDAVKEVLAKIDKKKAFTVSKVVARERRRQPAAPFTTSTMQQEANKRLNYRTRRTMSIAQQLYEGISLGKSGTVGLITYMRTDSKRTSPIAQAEASKFLNEKYGKEYAAKGQRHFKNAQDAQDAHEAIRPTSIYRTPESLKSVLTTEQYRLYKLIWSRFLASEMTPAVYDTVRADIEQNGVIFRTTGSKMKFAGFTKVYDNQQEKNIELPNLNEGDQVKLTKSDNKQHFTLPPARYTEASLVHSLEENGVGRPSTYAPTIDTIQRRYYVKLEGKAIVPTELGEIVDNLIEKFFPDIVNVDFTAQLENDLDSVEEGKKNWVKVIDEYYHPFKKELDKADADIKKVQIKDEPAGFNCDICGAPMVIKMGRYGKFYACSRFPDCRNTKAIVKKIGVTCPKCGKGDVVEKKSKRNRKFFGCSRYPECDFVSWDKPIGRNCPNDGHFLVEKKNKKGLVVLCPNGDYKEEPKDEGAVKES; the protein is encoded by the coding sequence AAATCACAAATGGGAATTGATTTTGACAATAATTACAAGCCGAAATATATTTCCATTCGGGGTAAAGGCGATACAATTAAGGAATTAAAATCAGAAGCAAAAAAGGCTAAAGATGTCTATCTAGCATCCGACCCCGACCGTGAAGGAGAAGCAATTGCTTGGCATGTAGCTCATGCGTTAAATCTTGACGATACAGCTAAGAACCGGGTAACTTTCAATGAGGTTACTAAGGATGCAGTTAAGGAGAGCTTCAAGCATCCCCGTGCAATTGATATGGACACGGTTAACGCCCAGCAGGCACGGCGAATTTTAGACCGGATTGTTGGTTATTCACTCTCACCAATTTTATGGGATAAGGTTAAAAAGGGTTTGAGTGCTGGTCGTGTTCAGTCAGTTGCCTTAAAGTTAGTAATTGACCGGGAAAAAGAAATTAAAAATTTCAAACCGGAAGAATACTGGTCAATTGATGCTGAATTTAAAAAGGAACGCAAAGCATTCAAATCACAATTTTGGGGTGTTGATGGTAAAAAGAAGGAACTGCCAAATAACGATGCCGTTAAGGAAGTTTTAGCTAAAATCGATAAGAAAAAGGCATTCACCGTCAGCAAAGTTGTTGCTCGTGAACGCCGCCGGCAACCAGCTGCGCCATTTACAACTTCCACAATGCAACAGGAAGCTAACAAGCGGCTCAATTACCGTACTCGGCGAACAATGAGTATTGCCCAACAGCTTTATGAAGGAATTAGCCTTGGTAAATCAGGAACAGTCGGCTTAATTACTTATATGAGAACCGACTCTAAGCGGACGTCGCCGATTGCTCAAGCTGAAGCATCGAAGTTTTTAAATGAAAAATATGGTAAAGAATATGCAGCTAAGGGTCAGCGGCACTTTAAGAATGCTCAAGATGCTCAGGATGCCCATGAGGCAATTAGACCGACTAGTATTTATCGGACGCCGGAATCGCTCAAGTCAGTTTTAACGACTGAACAATATCGACTGTACAAGCTAATTTGGTCCAGATTTTTAGCCAGTGAAATGACGCCGGCTGTATATGATACGGTTAGAGCTGATATTGAGCAAAATGGGGTTATTTTTAGAACAACCGGCTCGAAGATGAAGTTTGCCGGATTTACTAAGGTTTACGATAATCAGCAGGAAAAAAACATCGAATTACCAAATTTAAATGAAGGCGATCAAGTTAAATTAACCAAGTCGGATAACAAGCAGCACTTTACTTTGCCACCGGCAAGATATACCGAAGCTAGTCTAGTGCATTCACTTGAAGAAAACGGCGTTGGTCGCCCTTCGACTTATGCGCCAACTATTGATACCATTCAGCGTCGCTATTATGTTAAGCTTGAGGGTAAGGCGATTGTGCCAACAGAATTAGGTGAAATCGTTGATAATTTAATCGAAAAGTTTTTCCCTGATATTGTTAACGTTGACTTTACTGCCCAATTAGAAAATGACCTCGACAGCGTTGAGGAAGGTAAGAAAAATTGGGTCAAGGTCATTGACGAATATTATCATCCCTTCAAAAAGGAACTTGATAAGGCAGACGCCGACATCAAGAAAGTTCAGATTAAGGATGAACCCGCTGGTTTTAATTGTGACATCTGTGGTGCACCAATGGTTATTAAAATGGGACGTTATGGCAAGTTCTATGCTTGCTCACGCTTCCCTGATTGCCGTAATACTAAGGCAATTGTCAAGAAGATTGGTGTAACTTGTCCTAAATGTGGCAAGGGGGATGTTGTTGAAAAGAAATCCAAGCGTAACCGCAAATTCTTTGGTTGCTCGCGTTATCCAGAATGCGACTTTGTCTCATGGGATAAACCGATTGGTCGCAATTGCCCTAATGATGGTCACTTTTTGGTTGAAAAGAAAAACAAGAAGGGCTTGGTTGTTCTGTGTCCTAAC